The following coding sequences are from one Schizosaccharomyces osmophilus chromosome 1, complete sequence window:
- the aly1 gene encoding arrestin-related substrate adaptor Aly1, with protein MYLPLLRSHHHDNVFPYVTNTSGVDPVIRLNDRPVQPDPTKHIYQEKKLSRCTNLTYPAREWMLLSSCSSFRVAIALAEPVLYLPGTTTNEIESEKSAVLRGSLCLHVLKPVKIRKVQLTLRGKARTEWPEGIPPKLFETYEEHSLLSHSWLFFHSDNAGNNTSHGAVWHKIIPTYIDEQHYPRTPECFYPGEYVYHFELPISCSFPESIHMDMGSVNYYLESLVDRYGTFSGKNTGRMGLELIRSPCSSNIATAEPIIVSKNWEDRLKYEIQLGEKSLIMGQLIPITFKFTPLGNVQIQKIRLFLMERRYYYCRQRTIRRKEKTRQLLLYERSAPRDECLLSQWKTLGGNNYEMADQLRIPGCHDMSANIVHFDTTYPNIRVTHTLRTVLRFSCNDSPELMGDAKFLEICIDSPVQLLSCRCSQDSTILPAYCARVPSSEVLCAYEGTPIYDPSSFLNNNLPEVVGTSSPTVDEWPSVSFQVPPPKYDDIFDGGLNE; from the coding sequence ATGTACTTACCTCTTTTAAGGAGTCATCATCACGACAACGTTTTCCCATATGTTACAAACACTTCCGGGGTGGATCCCGTTATTCGACTAAATGATCGACCGGTTCAACCGGATCCTACAAAACATATttatcaagaaaagaaattatctCGGTGCACAAATCTGACTTACCCTGCTCGGGAATGGATGTTGCTTTCTTCATGTTCTAGTTTTCGGGTTGCAATAGCACTTGCAGAGCCAGTTTTGTATTTACCGGGAACCACTAcaaatgaaattgaaagtgaaaaatCAGCAGTATTGCGTGGATCTCTCTGCTTACATGTATTGAAGCCTGTCAAGATTCGTAAAGTGCAGCTAACTCTTCGAGGGAAAGCTAGGACCGAGTGGCCTGAAGGAATTCCTCCAAAGTTATTTGAAACATACGAGGAACACAGTCTTTTATCGCATTCTTGgttattttttcatagtGATAATGCAGGAAATAACACGAGTCATGGGGCCGTATGGCACAAGATTATCCCTACTTATATAGACGAACAGCACTATCCGAGAACACCTGAATGTTTCTATCCAGGCGAATATGTGTACCATTTTGAGTTACCCATTTCTTGCTCCTTTCCGGAATCTATTCATATGGATATGGGGAGTGTAAATTATTACTTGGAGTCCCTTGTTGATCGTTATGGTACCTTTTCCGGAAAAAACACTGGGCGCATGGGCTTGGAACTTATTCGAAGTCCCTGTAGCTCTAATATTGCTACTGCTGAGCCTATCATCGTTTCGAAAAACTGGGAAGATCGTCTCAAATATGAAATCCAATTGGGGGAAAAATCTCTCATTATGGGACAACTGATTCCTATCACATTTAAATTTACTCCTCTTGGTAATGTTCAGATCCAAAAGATTCGTCTGTTTTTAATGGAAAGAAGATACTATTACTGCCGACAACGGACAATTCGCCGTAAAGAGAAAACCAGACAATTGTTATTGTACGAACGATCAGCTCCTCGTGATGAGTGTTTGCTTTCTCAGTGGAAAACGTTGGGAGGGAACAATTATGAAATGGCTGATCAATTGCGGATTCCTGGTTGTCATGATATGTCTGCAAACATTGTACATTTTGATACCACTTATCCAAATATCCGAGTTACCCATACTTTACGAACGGTGCTTCGGTTTTCATGTAATGATTCGCCAGAATTGATGGGTGATGCAAAGTTTTTAGAAATTTGTATTGATTCTCCCGTTCAACTATTATCCTGTCGTTGCTCACAAGACTCTACCATCTTACCTGCTTATTGTGCTCGCGTGCCATCTAGTGAAGTTCTTTGTGCGTATGAAGGCACACCAATTTACgatccttcttcctttttaaataaCAATCTTCCGGAAGTTGTCGGTACATCTTCTCCAACCGTTGATGAATGGCCGTCAGTCTCTTTTCAGGTGCCTCCACCTAAATATGATGATATTTTTGATGGTGGTTTAAATGAATAG
- the rpl803 gene encoding 60S ribosomal protein L8/L2: MGRVIRAQRKSGGIFQAHTRLRKGAAQLRTLDFAERHGYIRGVVQKIIHDPGRGAPLARVAFRNPYHYRTDVETFVATEGMYTGQFIYCGKNAALTVGNVLPVGEMPEGTIASNVEEKSGDRGALGRSSGNYVIIVGHDIDTGKTRVKLPSGSKKVVPSAARGVVGIIAGGGRVDKPLLKAGRAYHKYKVKRNCWPKTRGVAMNPVDHPHGGGNHQHVGHSTTVPRGSVPGQKAGLIAARRSGLLRGAAAVEN; this comes from the coding sequence ATGGGACGTGTCATTAGAGCACAAAGAAAGAGCGGAGGAATTTTCCAAGCTCACACTCGTCTTCGTAAGGGAGCCGCTCAGCTCCGTACTTTGGACTTTGCTGAGCGCCACGGATACATTCGTGGTGTTGTCCAAAAGATCATCCATGACCCTGGTCGTGGTGCTCCTTTGGCTAGAGTTGCTTTCCGCAACCCTTACCACTACCGTACTGATGTTGAGACCTTCGTTGCTACTGAAGGTATGTACACTGGTCAATTCATCTACTGTGGTAAGAACGCTGCTTTGACCGTCGGTAACGTCTTGCCCGTTGGCGAAATGCCTGAAGGTACCATTGCCTCCAACGTCGAAGAAAAGTCTGGTGACCGTGGTGCTTTGGGTCGTTCCTCTGGTAACTATGTCATCATTGTCGGCCACGACATTGACACTGGCAAGACCCGTGTGAAGTTGCCTTCTGGTTCCAAGAAGGTTGTTCCTTCCGCCGCTCGTGGTGTCGTCGGTATTATTGCCGGTGGTGGTCGTGTTGACAAGCCCTTGCTTAAGGCTGGCCGTGCTTACCACAAGTACAAGGTTAAGCGCAACTGCTGGCCCAAGACTCGTGGTGTTGCTATGAACCCCGTCGATCACCCTCATGGTGGTGGTAACCATCAACACGTTGGTCACTCTACCACTGTTCCCCGTGGTTCCGTTCCTGGTCAAAAGGCTGGTCTTATTGCTGCCCGCAGAAGTGGTCTCTTGCGTGGTGCTGCCGCTGTTGAGAACTAA
- the new20 gene encoding ER exit protein, producing the protein MTDSYTPKPGYSYFCPCGQLFLTLLVPLTTLPERQLDHTFVVDESLPHIAHFLTGTRYYIIRYDGGYEQRIALLCRRCSVECAYALQTAPGYLYLNPTLFEERTVTVSV; encoded by the exons ATGACCGACTCATATACTCCCAAGCCAGGCTACTCTTACTTTTGTCCATGTGGACAACTCTTCCTTACGCTTCTGGTCCCTCTTACAACCCTTCCAGAACGACAACTCGACCATACATTTGTTGTTGATGAATCTCTTCCTCATATTGCACATTTTCTTACAGGAACCCgatattatattataag ATATGATGGTGGATACGaacaaagaattgcttTATTATGTCGTCGCTGTTCTGTAGAGTGCGCCTATGCTCTACAGACTGCACCGGGATACCTATATCTAAACCCTACCCtatttgaagaaaggaCAGTCACAGTTTCGGTTTGA
- the fzo1 gene encoding mitochondrial dynamin family fusion GTPase (mitofusin) Fzo1, with translation MSEKTSQSLKKQDASSVSEDDKLNNQEGVNGMSIQNYKDETNRQQFEYNQNKNVLLRSIHVLQDLLSELNEYVTMQGCIFHSVWGSERTKSTFSNETFELDVPKMNILTLDLALHAKSEADELIIGRLGSEAHESLLKVYFEKVNRHLFSLYSRVEDTSSKVLITGDLNAGKSTLCNALVHRDILPEDQQPCTEVFCEVLDAEFNDKKDCVHAVPHGKTYSFTDSSTYVIFPIEDLKRLVYETENWSMLKVYIDDGRPAYESLLHNGITDIALIDAPGLNTDSMKTTSVFACQEEIDVVVFVVNAENHFTLSATEFLKNASTEKSHIFIIINKFDNIRDKERCKRLILDQIQNLSPETYADAKDLVHFVSCRVAADSSQKDNPIYPLFYQMENSLRTFVLENRSKSKLAPVRKYLVGLLLDLTGICDYNLKCMDKDLSYLHNKISDLSPRFRSSKHQESQVSQKAEALVESTVQSITQHAHVQLETAIEHLNSFSSVKYSGFLFAYNYGVSVRNAMQQYLEETLLESEEFARRRTSETVQYIQENMKENFSDALIPVFRSHQMFVRRHQLQLQKHFRFELGILDFIDLDLTERLGTWSASVSTILLVLGKTTPSFTVFTSLVEKFGLSFFDFFKTRTLQNLLIPVLGLTGIAVFAYVVYDIPRALPLKISEKIKNSLRETEFSHNTSLWIGTESRKVLNVPLNDLRKMFQHRWDEQKETIASTENELRICQRAHKFFAEMNKRLQQAQRKTLTVHLEGCEMKY, from the coding sequence ATGTCAGAAAAGACTTCTCAGAGCTTAAAGAAGCAAGATGCTTCGTCGGTGTCTGAAGATGACAAGTTGAACAATCAGGAAGGTGTGAACGGTATGAGTATCCAAAATTACAAAGATGAAACGAATCGTCAACAATTTGAATACAATCAGAACAAGAATGTCTTATTGCGCTCCATTCACGTATTACAGGATCTCTTGAGCGAGTTAAATGAGTACGTGACCATGCAAGGATGCATATTTCATAGCGTCTGGGGCTCTGAACGAACAAAATCGACTTTTTCTAATGAAACATTTGAGCTTGATGttccaaaaatgaatatctTAACTCTTGACTTGGCTTTGCATGCTAAATCTGAAGCTGATGAATTAATCATCGGTAGGCTTGGTTCAGAAGCCCATGAATCATTACTGAAAGTgtactttgaaaaagtaaataggcatcttttttctctctaCTCAAGAGTTGAGGATACATCATCGAAAGTATTAATAACTGGTGACTTAAATGCAGGTAAATCTACTCTCTGCAATGCACTTGTTCACCGAGATATCCTCCCAGAAGATCAGCAACCATGCACAGAGGTATTTTGTGAAGTTTTGGATGCGGAATTCAACGATAAGAAAGACTGCGTCCATGCCGTACCACATGGTAAAACGTATTCTTTTACGGACTCTTCCACCTATGTGATATTTCCTATTgaggatttgaaaagacTTGTATATGAGACAGAAAATTGGTCAATGCTGAAGGTTTACATAGATGATGGACGGCCAGCCTATGAAAGTTTGCTACATAATGGCATCACGGACATTGCCCTTATTGATGCTCCAGGTTTGAATACTGATTCAATGAAAACGACTTCTGTATTTGCTTgtcaagaagaaattgacgTTGTTGTGTTTGTGGTAAATGCAGAGAATCACTTTACCCTTTCAGCAACtgaatttttaaagaatgCTTCTACAGAAAAGTCACATATATTCATTATAATCAACAAGTTTGATAATATCAGAGACAAAGAGAGATGCAAGCGTCTTATTCTTgatcaaattcaaaatctCTCACCTGAAACATACGCTGATGCTAAAGACTTGGTTCATTTTGTAAGTTGTCGAGTAGCGGCGGATTCAAGCCAAAAGGATAACCCTATCTATCCATTGTTTTATCAAATGGAAAATTCCTTGCggacttttgttttggaaaatcgTTCCAAATCAAAGTTAGCGCCCGTTCGAAAGTATCTTGTTGGATTGCTTTTAGACTTAACTGGCATTTGCGATTACAATTTAAAATGCATGGATAAAGATTTGAGTTATCTACACAACAAAATTTCAGATTTATCACCAAGGTTTCGAAGCTCAAAGCACCAGGAATCGCAAGTTTCCCAGAAAGCCGAAGCTCTTGTGGAGTCCACTGTGCAGTCCATTACCCAGCATGCACACGTTCAATTAGAAACGGCAATTGAACAtctcaattctttttccagCGTCAAATACTCtggctttctttttgcctATAATTATGGCGTTTCGGTTAGAAATGCTATGCAGCAATACCTTGAGGAAACGCTGTTGGAATCAGAAGAGTTTGCTAGAAGAAGGACAAGTGAAACTGTTCAATATATTCAAGagaatatgaaagaaaatttctCTGATGCCCTGATCCCCGTTTTTCGCTCTCACCAAATGTTTGTACGTCGACATCAATTACAGCTACAAAAGCATTTTCGCTTTGAGCTTGGAATATTGGACTTTATAGATTTGGACCTCACGGAACGACTAGGTACCTGGAGTGCATCTGTGAGTACGATACTTTTAGTATTGGGCAAAACGACTCCTTCATTCACAGTATTTACAAGCTTGGTAGAAAAATTCGgcctttctttctttgatttcttcaaaactAGAACCTTACAAAATTTGTTGATCCCAGTTCTAGGGTTGACTGGAATCGCCGTCTTTGCTTATGTGGTTTATGATATTCCTAGAGCTTTACCCTTGAAAATAtcagaaaaaatcaaaaactcTCTAAGGGAGACAGAATTCTCACATAATACGAGTTTATGGATTGGTACCGAAAGTCGAAAGGTTTTAAACGTTCCTTTGAATGATCTTCGCAAAATGTTTCAGCATCGATGGGATGAGCAAAAGGAGACCATCGCAAGCacagaaaatgaacttAGGATATGTCAAAGAGCCCATAAATTCTTTGCTGAGATGAACAAGCGTTTGCAGCAAGCACAAAGGAAGACATTGACTGTTCATTTAGAAGGTTGTGAGATGAAATACTAA
- the dcn1 gene encoding neddylation protein Dcn1 gives MKPDTRTLTREFSKLTNTPSKTALSWLKQYDFDIDLACLHWAEKESKAEAEKRIHQLFDQFRSFEDANIIDFDGSAKLFETLGVSFEDPETLLISYLLESPNMGEFEREKFVHGCSTLCVTNLSDLKNVVDQKITLWKSDRTLQKAVYIYSYPLACDKGKKTLGTGVAIELLQVLLKSLFLLLDHWVNFLQSSPIIDRSLPRDTWNELWDFSVYTESSPDCSDYDFEGAWPTLIDEFVVYYRKHVLNIPEQ, from the coding sequence ATGAAACCAGATACCCGTACACTTACAAGGGAATTTAGCAAACTAACGAATACTCCATCTAAGACTGCACTCAGTTGGTTGAAGCAGTACGACTTCGACATAGATCTCGCTTGTCTTCATTGGgctgaaaaagaatccaaagCTGAGgctgaaaaaagaatccacCAGCTATTTGACCAATTCAggtcttttgaagatgcCAACATAATCGATTTTGATGGATCTGCAAAGTTATTTGAGACTTTGGGTGTTTCCTTCGAAGATCCAGAGACCTTGTTGATTTCTTATTTGCTCGAGTCCCCCAATATGGGTGAATTTGAGCGGGAAAAGTTCGTTCACGGATGCTCTACCCTATGTGTGACCAACCTGTCCGATCTAAAAAATGTCGTTGACCAAAAGATCACTCTCTGGAAATCGGATCGTACACTCCAAAAAGCCGTCTACATTTACTCCTATCCTCTTGCCTGTgataaaggaaagaaaactctTGGTACTGGAGTAGCAATTGAGCTTTTGCAGGTCCTCTTAAAATcgttatttcttttgcttgaTCACTGGGTCAATTTCTTGCAAAGTTCACCGATCATCGATCGGTCCTTGCCTAGAGACACTTGGAACGAATTATGGGATTTTTCAGTTTATACTGAGTCGTCCCCAGATTGTTCAGATTATGATTTTGAGGGTGCTTGGCCAACCCTTATAGATGAATTTGTCGTTTACTACCGAAAAcatgttttgaatattcCCGAACAGTAA
- the rps1701 gene encoding 40S ribosomal protein S17 — translation MGRVRTKTTKRASRVCIEKYYPRLTLDFQTNKRIIDEVAIIASKRLRNKIAGYTTHLMRRIQRGPVRGISFKLQEEERERKDQYVPDVSELDIDRVNVDQDTKDMLKVLGYEQIPVRILAPAPQERFNRRR, via the exons ATG GGTCGCGTACGTACCAAAACCACCAAGAGAGCCTCCCGTGTCTGCATTGAGAAGTACTACCCTCGTCTCACTCTTGACTTCCAAACCAACAAGAGAATCATCGATGAGGTCGCTATCATTGCCTCCAAGCGTCTTCGTAACAAGATTGCTGGTTACACCACCCATTTGATGAGACGTATTCAACGTGGTCCCGTCCGTGGTATCTCCTTCAAGCTTCAAGAGGAAGAGCGTGAGCGTAAGGATCAATACGTTCCTGATGTCTCTGAGCTCGACATTGACCGCGTCAACGTCGATCAAGACACCAAGGACATGCTTAAGGTTCTTGGTTACGAGCAAATTCCCGTACGCATCCTCGCTCCTGCTCCTCAAGAGCGTTTCAACCGTCGCAGATAG
- the tea4 gene encoding tip elongation aberrant protein Tea4 — protein MVEAPPAPSSDSLHIIEQQIENHEDMPSNASIVPASSADQGFTELRNDGNDSGNTSSLPSTNQDLLLNSTIKYDLDEDYDELFDLENQNSDDDDDLVDEEEALALYEAELSSSPSINEEEIDINYVYAIRRFDATVEGQVTAEKGEMMILLDDSNSYWWLVKICNNSTIGYLPAEYIETPSERLARLNKYKNSDTSSSGNALPAPSLAPSFSKNDELVRVRMKRVAFNCPINPGTDPDMDDASFSENDYEAMVNRAVAENGLEIEFSTSNDTSSDDESINLDDAIDDDDDDDDKDDDNRTNTSLTEQQHATTRSSTLPTDSANFNSSRDFQNVVSSDSKYHNDADESETRLQEDGEQLYRNHGMIAPTPRFSSKAPSPLKRALSTGALKLNSSASPDPDRPLSCPAPASSAETHSQRLEATNLRDRLSESPDSFANFGAESTDKKEQPSSNQMHSSEPRIPSSLISEGKQFIPKPIRHSVSVDLARGKETELQPHNVSSSAPSSPTFQDAEGNSNMSQKSLVDDRNQLYRSSNAPPITINDSHAEESPERITSPFRVKRKALPEENSSLAAFNNEDNNHDESKDYTASGEDSMFSLYQSSVASESDKNDQSLTPDLVSGSGEPSTPGSHDFDMYQDKVLNTESSESPSSYVSPPTSIPEDVLTKQESIPAEVPTQKSLSHCHTDFNQRLKNFITDPDSVSDLYWTVKSAGVRASPKSSYPNEDNVRSQLEESYANILRNLSDELASGMKSSG, from the coding sequence ATGGTAGAGGCTCCACCAGCTCCTTCTTCGGATAGCCTTCATATCATTGAAcaacaaattgaaaaccATGAAGACATGCCTTCCAATGCTTCGATAGTACCAGCTTCATCCGCTGATCAAGGCTTTACTGAACTACGAAATGATGGAAACGACTCGGGAAATACCTCTTCCCTGCCCTCGACGAACCAAGATCTTTTACTTAATTCTACAATAAAATATGACTTGGATGAAGACTACGATGAGTTATTCGATTTAGAGAACCAAAACTCGGATGACGACGACGACCTAGttgatgaggaagaagcGTTGGCTCTGTATGAAGCAGAACTAAGCTCGTCTCCCTCTattaatgaagaagaaattgacaTCAACTATGTTTATGCTATTCGCCGTTTTGACGCTACCGTGGAGGGGCAAGTTACTGCGGAAAAAGGCGAGATGATGATACTTTTGGATGATTCCAATAGTTATTGGTGGCTTGTTAAAATTTGTAACAACTCTACTATTGGATATTTACCTGCGGAATATATTGAAACACCTAGTGAGCGTTTAGCACGCTTGAACAAGTACAAGAATTCCGATACTTCAAGTTCTGGAAATGCTCTTCCAGCTCCGTCCCTTGCTCCATCTTTTAGCAAAAATGACGAATTAGTTCGAGTTCGCATGAAGCGAGTTGCTTTTAATTGTCCTATAAACCCCGGTACTGATCCTGATATGGATGATGCCTCATTTTCAGAGAATGACTACGAGGCCATGGTAAATCGTGCAGTAGCCGAAAATGGACTGGAAATTGAATTTTCCACCAGTAACGATACTTCCTCAGATGATGAATCAATTAATCTAGACGATGCtattgatgatgatgatgatgatgacgACAAGGATGATGATAATCGAACCAACACTTCTCTTACTGAACAACAACACGCTACCACTCGTTCCTCCACTTTGCCTACCGATTCCGCGAACTTTAATTCAAGTAGGGACTTTCAAAACGTAGTTTCCTCCGATTCCAAGTATCATAACGATGCTGACGAGAGCGAAACAAGACTTCAGGAAGACGGCGAGCAATTGTATCGTAACCATGGTATGATTGCTCCGACTCCAAGATTTTCTAGTAAAGCCCCATCCCCCTTAAAACGAGCATTGTCTACCGGTGCCTTAAAACTAAATTCATCTGCATCTCCAGATCCCGATCGTCCTCTTTCATGCCCCGCTCCAGCCTCAAGTGCTGAAACTCACTCACAGCGGTTGGAAGCTACTAATTTGCGAGACCGTCTATCTGAAAGCCCTGATTCTTTTGCTAATTTTGGGGCTGAGTCCACCGATAAGAAGGAGCAGCCAAGTTCAAATCAAATGCACTCTAGCGAACCACGTATACCCTCGTCATTGATTTCTGAGGGTAAACAGTTTATACCTAAACCCATCCGACATTCTGTTTCTGTCGACTTGGCTAGAGGGAAAGAAACTGAGTTGCAACCTCATaatgtttcttcttcggcGCCCTCGTCTCCGACATTTCAGGATGCGGAAGGTAATTCCAATATGAGTCAAAAAAGCCTTGTTGACGACCGAAATCAACTTTATAGAAGTTCAAATGCCCCCCCAATTACAATAAATGATAGTCATGCTGAAGAGTCACCGGAGAGGATTACTTCGCCCTTCAGAGTTAAACGCAAAGCTTTAccagaagaaaattctAGTCTGGCTGCCTTTAATAACGAGGATAATAATCATGACGAATCAAAAGATTATACTGCATCTGGCGAGGATTCTATGTTTAGCTTGTATCAATCGTCTGTTGCCTCGGAATCTGACAAAAATGACCAGAGTCTTACTCCAGATTTAGTTAGTGGAAGTGGTGAGCCTAGTACGCCAGGATCTCATGATTTCGATATGTATCAAGATAAAGTTTTGAATACAGAATCTTCGGAGAGCCCTTCTTCCTACGTTTCTCCTCCTACATCAATTCCAGAAGATGTCCttacaaaacaagaatCCATTCCAGCCGAAGTACCCACCCAAAAATCATTGTCTCACTGTCATACCGATTTTAATCAGAGGcttaaaaattttataacCGATCCGGATTCTGTTAGCGATTTATATTGGACCGTTAAGTCAGCTGGTGTACGAGCATCTCCAAAATCGTCATACCCTAATGAAGATAATGTTCGCTCACAGTTAGAAGAGTCGTATGCTAATATTTTAAGGAACTTGTCTGACGAGTTGGCTTCGGGTATGAAATCCAGCGGCTAA
- the fap1 gene encoding L-pipecolate oxidase has product MDVLIVGAGVFGLSTALELTKRGGYKITILDRAVPPVVDGSSVDVNRIIRPDYADMTYCIMGLEALKDWENHPLFQNHFHPSGLLLLGPNDSMYRDASFDNLSAMGTACKKIRNTEDVRSFYSAWYTELGAHQRGYVNQLSGWADAEESVKSVANYLIQQGVTFVCGPSGTVKELITQDDKVVGVEILNGEKRSADLVVLATGAWTASLLPKQQNRFLAVGQPVGFIQLTEEECIRYRKYPVILDFETAFYSFPPTRDGLLKFARHGYGFTRTRNLKDDKKESVPPLVPVSSTTLPKEAEDDLRSCLRTFYGKELSQRPFVKTRVCYYTDTADADFVFDFHSKYKNLFVCTGGSGHGFKFFPVLGKYSVGCMLRELNEEHLKKWAWEKPSLREFKLDGSRMGPLAYEYDPEAFKPVPEY; this is encoded by the coding sequence ATGGATGTTCTTATTGTTGGAGCCGGAGTCTTTGGCCTTTCGACAGCATTAGAATTGACTAAACGTGGAGGTTACAAAATTACCATTTTGGATCGCGCTGTTCCACCTGTTGTAGATGGCTCCTCTGTGGATGTAAATCGAATCATCCGTCCTGACTATGCAGATATGACTTATTGCATAATGGGTTTGGAGGCCCTAAAGGATTGGGAAAACCATCCtctcttccaaaatcaCTTTCATCCCTCTGGACTCTTACTCCTTGGTCCCAACGACTCAATGTACCGAGACGCCAGTTTCGATAACCTGTCCGCGATGGGTACTGCCTGTAAGAAAATCCGTAATACTGAGGATGTACGCAGCTTTTACTCTGCTTGGTATACTGAATTAGGAGCCCATCAAAGAGGGTATGTGAATCAATTATCCGGATGGGCTGATGCAGAAGAATCGGTAAAGTCCGTCGCAAACTATCTCATTCAGCAAGGCGTCACCTTCGTTTGTGGTCCCAGCGGGACGGTTAAAGAGTTAATTACCCAAGACGACAAGGTTGTTGGTGTCGAAATTTTGAACGGTGAGAAGAGAAGTGCCGACTTAGTTGTCCTTGCAACTGGAGCATGGACGGCATcccttcttccaaaacagCAAAATCGGTTTTTGGCAGTAGGCCAGCCTGTCGGTTTTATTCAACTGACAGAGGAAGAATGCATAAGATACCGCAAATACCCTGTCATTCTGGATTTCGAGACTGCGTTTTACAGCTTTCCACCGACTAGAGATGGTCTTTTAAAGTTTGCTAGGCATGGTTATGGCTTCACCAGAACAAGGAATTTAAAAGatgacaaaaaagaatccgTGCCTCCTTTGGTTCCTGTGTCATCTACCACCCTCCCAAAAGAGGCGGAAGACGATCTTCGCAGTTGCCTACGTACGTTCTACGGAAAGGAACTTAGTCAAAGACCTTTTGTAAAGACGAGAGTATGCTATTACACAGATACGGCCGATGctgattttgtttttgattttcattcCAAATATAAAAACTTGTTTGTGTGCACTGGTGGTTCAGGGCATggctttaaattttttccTGTTTTGGGAAAGTATAGTGTTGGTTGTATGTTGCGAGAATTAAACGAGGAACACTTGAAAAAATGGGCTTGGGAGAAGCCCAGTCTCAGAGAATTCAAGCTAGACGGAAGCCGGATGGGGCCTTTGGCGTACGAATACGATCCCGAGGCGTTTAAACCTGTTCCTGAATATTAG